The genomic window GCAAATCCAACCGCACCCGCGCCCGCGAATTCGCGCTGCAAGGCCTTTACCAAAGCCTGGTGGGTCGCAATGCGGTGGACGACATTGACCCGTTCACCCGTGACCTGGCCGGTTTCGCCAAAGCGGACGCTGTGCATTTCGATGCCTTGCTGCACGGCTGCGTTGCCCAAGCGGAAGAGCTTGACGCCCTGATCATTCCGGCATTGGACCGTCCTATGGCCGAGATTTCGCCGGTCGAACACGCCATCATGTGGATTGGTGCTTACGAGTTGAAGCATTGCCTCGATGTGCCATGGCGCGTGGTGCTCAATGAGTGCATCGAACTCGCCAAAGAATTCGGCGGCACCGATGGTCACAAATACGTCAATGGCGTGCTCAACGGCATTGCCCCCCAGCTGCGCGCCGTGGAAATCGACGCCGAACGCAACAAAAAACCCGCTGCCTGACCCCACGACCGCCACGATGCACATTTCCTCACGCGCACAGAACATTGAGCCGTTTTATGTGATGGAGGTTGCCAAGGCAGCTTCTGCCCTGGCTGCA from Rhodoferax potami includes these protein-coding regions:
- the nusB gene encoding transcription antitermination factor NusB, encoding MSDTPSTSAAKRPPRQSRTGLTTTGARKAGSKSNRTRAREFALQGLYQSLVGRNAVDDIDPFTRDLAGFAKADAVHFDALLHGCVAQAEELDALIIPALDRPMAEISPVEHAIMWIGAYELKHCLDVPWRVVLNECIELAKEFGGTDGHKYVNGVLNGIAPQLRAVEIDAERNKKPAA